Proteins from one Syngnathoides biaculeatus isolate LvHL_M chromosome 8, ASM1980259v1, whole genome shotgun sequence genomic window:
- the myo7aa gene encoding myosin VIIAa isoform X3, which translates to MVLMAATLNCRFQGDYVWLDLKSGREFEVPIGAVVKLCDSGQIQVVDDEGNEHWISPQNAGNIKPMHPTSIHGVEDMIRLGDLNEAGILRNLLIRYSEKLIYTYTGSILVAINPYQLLPIYTADQIRLYTNKKIGEMPPHIFAIADNCYFNMQRNNRDQCCIISGESGAGKTESTKLILQFLAAISGQHSWIEQQVLEANPILEAFGNAKTIRNDNSSRFGKYIDIHFNKRGAIEGAKIEQYLLEKSRVCRQAQDERNYHIFYCMLKGMTATDKKKLGLSKATDYTYLTIGKCTVCDGRDDMKEYSNIRSAMKVLMFTDKENWEISKLLASILHMGNLRYEARTYDNLDACEVVPSAHLSSTSALLEVDGKDLMNCLTSRTLITRGETVSTPLSMQQALDVRDAFVKGIYGRLFVWIVDKINAAIYKPSSSHGKVVRRSIGLLDIFGFENFAVNSFEQLCINFANENLQQFFVRHVFKLEQEEYNLENINWQHIEFTDNQDALDMIAVKPMNIISLIDEESRFPKGTDSTMLNKLNFQHKVNSNYIPPKNNHETQFGIQHFAGVVYYETRGFLEKNRDTLYGDIIQLVHSSKNKFVKQIFQADVAMFLCGFAPCLHLPTGSLPKGAETRKRSPTLSSQFKKSLELLMRTLSVCQPFFVRCIKPNEYKKPMLFDRDLCVRQLRYSGMMETIRIRRAGYPIRYTFVEFVDRYRVLMPGVKPAYKQEDLRGTCQRIAEAVLGRDDDWQMGKTKIFLKDHHDMLLEIERDKAITDKVILIQKVVRGFKDRSNFLRMRKSAVLIQKTWRGYQCRKNYGAMRAGFSRLQALVRARKLCASYHVARQRITGFQGRCRGFLVRRAFRHRLWAVFTVQAYTRGMIARRLYRRLRGEYRRRLEAEKMRLAEETKLRNQMSAKRAKAEAERKHQERLVQLAKEDAEREKKEKEEARRKKELVEQTERARLEPVNDSEMVDKMFGFLGTTSSFPGQEGQPPAGFEDLERTHRELEEEDLDEALPLPEDDEEEDLSEYKFAKFAATYFQGTTTNTYVRRPLKQPLLFHEDEGDQLAALAVWITVLRFMGDLPEPKYHTAISDGSEKIPVMTKIYETLGKKTYKRELQALQAEAETPPSDSHRKNSIRHKLVSLTLKKKSKITEEVTKRLNDGEHGLHGNSMLEDRPTSNLEKLHFIIGNGILRPALRDEIYCQICKQLSQNPSKSSHARGWILISLCVGCFAPSDKFLKYLRNFISSGPPGYAPYCEERLRRTFVNGTRTQPPSWLELQATKSKKPIMLPVTFMDGTTKTLLTDSATTAKELCNTLADKISLHDRFGFSLYIALFDKVSSLGSGNDHVMDAVSQCEQYAKEQGAQERNAPWRLFFRKEIFTPWHCASDDTVATNLIYQQTVRGVKFGEYRCDRDDLAELASQQYYVDYGSELLLERLLSLIPSYIPDREISTSRTVEKWSHFIMAAHKKGIYTQKRFDPQKVKEEVVDFARHKWPLLFSRFYEAFKFSGPSLPKNDLIVAVNWTGVYFVDEQEQVLLELSFPEITAVSSSRGGKLQSQSFTLATIKGDEYTFTSNNAEDIQDLVVTFLEGLRNRSKFVVALQDSPNQNGEPSTFLSFQKGDLILLDQDTGEQVLNSGWAHGVNERTNQRGDFPADSVYVLPTMTRPQQEIVALVTMTPDQRQQTARVSQLVLPDSEDSVKPYTLEEFSNDYFRPPPKHTLSRVMVTKNRGKDKLWSCTREPLKQPLLKKVVHHEELAQEACMAFIAVMKYMGDYPSKRTRSVNELTDQMFECALKAEPLKDEIFCQIIKQLTDNHVKYSEEKGWELLWLCTGLFPPSNVLLPHVQRFLQSERRHSLSTDCMHRLHKAVRNGSRKYPPHLVEVEAIQHKTTQIFHKVYFPDDTDEAFEVESGTRAKDLCQNIASRLLLKSPEGFSLFVKISDKVISVPEGDFFFDFVRHLTDWIKKSRPVKDGVVPSLTYQVFFMKKLWTSTVPGKDSFADSIFHYYQELPKYLRGYHKCSRDEVLQLAALIYRVKFEDDKSHFPAIPKMLRELVPQDLIRQMSPDDWKRSVVAFFNKQAGKSREEAKLMFLKIIYKWPTFGSAFFEVKQTTEPNYPEILLIAINKHGVSLIDPKTKDVLITHPFTKISNWSSGNTYFHITIGNLVRGSKLLCETSLGYKMDDLLTSYISQMLTAMNKQRSERARAK; encoded by the exons ATGGTTCTAATGGCCGCAACACTGAACTGTCGTTTCCAGGGTGACTACGTGTGGTTGGACCTGAAGAGCGGTCGGGAGTTTGAGGTTCCGATTGGAGCGGTGGTGAAACTCTGCGACTCGGGCCAGATCCAAGTGGTGGATGATGAAGGAAAT GAGCACTGGATCTCCCCCCAGAATGCCGGAAACATAAAACCCATGCATCCGACCTCCATCCATGGTGTGGAGGACATGATCCGCCTGGGGGACCTCAACGAGGCCGGGATCTTGCGCAACCTGCTCATCAGATACAGCGAAAAGCTCATCTAC ACATACACGGGCTCCATTCTGGTGGCTATCAACCCGTATCAGCTGCTTCCCATCTACACAGCGGACCAGATCCGCCTGTACACCAACAAGAAGATCGGCGAGATGCCTCCTCACATTTTCGCCATCGCAGACAACTGTTACTTcaacatgcagaggaacaacCGCGACCAGTGCTGCATCATCAG CGGAGAGTCTGGAGCGGGTAAGACCGAAAGCACCAAGCTTATCCTGCAGTTCCTGGCGGCCATCAGCGGCCAACACTCGTGGATCGAGCAGCAGGTCCTGGAGGCCAATCCCATTCTGGAGG CCTTCGGAAACGCAAAGACCATTCGCAACGACAACTCGTCCCGCTTCGGCAAGTACATCGACATCCACTTCAACAAGAGGGGAGCCATCGAGGGCGCCAAGATCGAACAATACCTGCTGGAGAAGTCGCGAGTCTGTCGGCAG GCTCAGGACGAGAGGAACTACCACATCTTCTACTGCATGTTGAAGGGCATGACGGCGACCGACAAGAAGAAGCTGGGACTCAGCAAGGCCACAGACTACACATACCTCACCATA GGAAAGTGTACGGTGTGTGACGGTCGTGACGACATGAAAGAATACTCCAATATACGCTCAGCCATGAAG GTTCTGATGTTCACGGACAAAGAGAATTGGGAAATCTCCAAACTGCTGGCGTCCATTTTACACATGGGCAACCTGCGCTACGAAG CACGAACGTACGACAACTTGGACGCCTGCGAGGTCGTACCCAGCGCGCATCTTTCCAGCACGTCTGCGCTGCTAGAG GTGGACGGCAAGGACCTGATGAACTGCCTGACGAGCCGGACGCTGATCACCAGGGGAGAAACCGTGTCCACGCCGCTCAGCATGCAGCAAGCGCTGGACGTGCGGGACGCCTTCGTCAAG GGGATTTACGGCCGCCTGTTCGTGTGGATCGTGGACAAGATCAACGCCGCCATCTACAAGCCTTCGTCCTCGCACGGCAAAGTCGTCAGGCGCTCCATCGGACTGCTGGACATTTTCGGCTTCGAGAACTTCGCCGTCAACAG TTTCGAGCAGCTGTGCATCAACTTCGCCAACGAGAACCTGCAGCAGTTCTTCGTGCGCCACGTCTTCAAGCTGGAGCAGGAGGAGTACAACCTGGAGAACATCAACTGGCAGCACATCGAGTTCACCGACAACCAGGACGCCCTCGACATGATCGCCGTCAAGCCCATGAACATCATCTCGCTCATCGACGAGGAGAGCCGCTTCCCCAAG GGTACAGACAGCACCATGTTGAATAAACTCAACTTCCAGCACAAAGTGAACAGCAACTACATTCCGCCCAAGAACAACCACGAAACTCAGTTTGGGATCCAGCACTTTGCCGGCGTGGTCTACTACGAAACCCGAG GCTTCCTGGAGAAGAACCGGGACACGTTGTACGGCGACATCATCCAGCTGGTTCACTCCTCCAAGAACAAGTTCGTCAAGCAGATTTTCCAGGCTGACGTTGCCATG TTTCTCTGTGGTTTTGCCCCCTGTCTCCATCTTCCAACCGGCTCGCTGCCAAAG GGCGCAGAGACCAGGAAGCGGTCTCCCACGCTCAGCAGTCAGTTCAAGAAATCTCTGGAGTTGCTGATGAGGACGTTGAGCGTCTGTCAGCCATTTTTCGTACGCTGCATCAAACCCAACGAGTACAAGAAGCCCATG CTGTTTGACCGGGACCTGTGCGTGCGCCAGCTGAGGTACTCGGGAATGATGGAGACCATCCGCATCCGCCGCGCAGGCTACCCCATCCGCTACACCTTCGTGGAGTTTGTGGACCGCTACCGCGTGCTCATGCCTGGAGTCAAACCCGCCTACAAGCAG GAGGACCTGAGAGGGACGTGCCAGAGGATCGCCGAGGCCGTGCTGGGCCGCGACGACGACTGGCAGATGGGAAAGACCAAGATCTTCCTCAAG GATCATCACGATATGCTACTGGAGATCGAGAGGGACAAGGCCATCACGGACAAGGTCATCCTCATCCAGAAGGTGGTGCGGGGTTTCAAGGACAG ATCAAACTTCCTGAGGATGAGGAAGTCGGCCGTGCTGATTCAGAAGACCTGGCGGGGATATCAGTGCAGGAAGAACTACGGCGCT ATGCGGGCGGGCTTCTCTCGCCTCCAGGCTCTGGTGCGCGCCAGGAAGCTGTGCGCCTCGTACCACGTGGCCCGCCAGCGCATCACCGGCTTCCAGGGCCGATGCCGAGGCTTCCTGGTGCGGCGCGCCTTCAGACACCGCCTGTGGGCCGTCTTCACCGTCCAGGCGTACACCCGAGGGATGATTGCGCGCAGGCTCTACCGCAGGCTCAGGGGCGAG TACCGAAGGAGGCTGGAGGCTGAGAAGATGCGTCTGGCCGAAGAGACCAAGCTGAGGAACCAGATGTCTGCAAAGAGGGCCAAGGCCGAAGCGGAACGCAAACATCAG GAGCGTCTGGTCCAGCTGGCCAAAGAGGATGCCGAGCgtgagaagaaagaaaaagaggaggcGAGGAGGAAGAAAGAGCTGGTCGAGCAGACAGAGCGGGCCCGTTTGGAACCAGTTAATGACTCAGAGATGGTGGACAAAATGTTCGGCTTCCTTGGGACCACCAGCTCCTTTCCCGGCCAGGAGGGACAACCACCCGCCGGCTTCGAG GACTTGGAGCGGACCCACCgggagctggaggaggaggacctgGACGAGGCTCTTCCTCTGCCggaggacgacgaggaggaggatcTGTCAGAGTACAAGTTTGCCAAGTTTGCAGCCACCTATTTCCAGGGAACCACGACGAACACCTACGTCAGACGACCGCTCAAGCAACCGCTCCTTTTCCATGAAGATGAAGGAGACCAGCTG GCAGCCCTGGCCGTGTGGATAACCGTGCTGAGGTTCATGGGGGATCTGCCAGAGCCCAAGTATCACACGGCCATCAGCGACGGGAGCGAGAAGATTCCGGTCATGACCAAGATCTACGAGACCCTCGGGAAGAAGACGTACAAGAGGGAGCTGCAGGCCCTCCAGGCAGAGGCAGAG ACTCCTCCGTCCGACAGCCATCGCAAAAACAGCATCCGACACAAGTTGGTCTCTCTCACCCTGAAGAAGAAATCCAAGATCACAGAGGAG GTCACTAAACGCCTCAATGATGGAGAGCATGGTCTCCATGGTAACAGCATGTTGGAGGACCGCCCGACATCCAACCTGGAGAAACTTCACTTCATCATCGGGAATGGCATCCTGAGGCCAGCAttgag GGATGAGATCTATTGTCAGATCTGCAAGCAGCTGAGTCAGAACCCATCCAAGAGCTCACACGCTCGAGGCTGGATCCTCATCAGTTTGTGCGTTGGCTGCTTCGCACCGTCAGACAAGTTCCTCAAG TACCTGAGGAACTTCATCAGCAGTGGGCCACCGGGTTACGCCCCATACTGTGAAGAACGACTCAGAAGAACGTTCGTTAATGGTACCAGAACACAACCTCCATCTTGGCTGGAGCTGCAG GCAACCAAGTCCAAGAAACCAATCATGCTGCCGGTGACGTTCATGGACGGAACCACCAAAACACTGCTGACGGACTCGGCGACCACCGCCAAGGAGCTCTGCAACACACTTGCCGACAAGATCAGCCTGCACGACCGATTCGGCTTCTCGCTCTATATCGCGCTCTTTGACAAG GTGTCGTCGTTGGGCAGCGGGAACGACCACGTGATGGACGCAGTGTCACAGTGCGAGCAGTACGCCAAGGAGCAGGGAGCCCAGGAGAGAAACGCCCCCTGGCGGCTGTTCTTCAGGAAAGAGATCTTCACGCCGTGGCACTGCGCCTCCGATGACACGGTCGCCACCAACCTCATCTACCAGCAAACCGTCAGGGGCGTCAAGTTTGGAGAGTACCGCTGTGACCGG GACGACCTAGCAGAACTTGCGTCTCAGCAGTACTACGTGGATTACGGCTCGGAGCTCCTGCTGGAACGCCTGCTGAGCCTCATCCCGTCCTATATCCCCGACAGAGAGATCAGCACATCGAGAACGGTGGAGAAGTGGTCACACTTCATCATGGCAGCACACAAAAAG GGCATCTACACCCAGAAGAGGTTTGATCCCCAGAAGGTGAAAGAGGAAGTGGTAGACTTTGCTCGCCACAAGTGGCCTCTGCTCTTCTCTAGATTCTACGAAGCCTTCAAGTTCTCTG GTCCAAGTCTGCCCAAGAACGACCTCATTGTTGCGGTCAACTGGACCGGGGTATACTTTGTGGATGAGCAAGAGCAGGTCCTGCTAGAACTTTCCTTCCCAGAAATCACTGCGGTGTCTAGCAGCAG GGGCGGAAAGTTGCAGAGTCAGAGCTTCACGCTGGCAACCATCAAAGGAGATGAGTACACTTTCACCTCTAATAATGCTGAGGACATCCAAGATCTGGTGGTGACCTTCCTGGAAGGCCTGAGGAACAGGTCCAAGTTTGTTGTGGCGCTACAGGACAGTCCCAATCAGA ATGGTGAACCGTCCACGTTCCTGAGTTTCCAGAAGGGAGACCTGATACTGCTGGACCAGGACACCGGAGAGCAGGTTCTCAACTCGGGCTGGGCGCACGGCGTAAATGAAAGAACCAACCAGAGAGGAGACTTCCCGGCAGACTCGGTCTACGTCCTGCCCACCATGACACGACCGCAGCAGGAGATCGTG gcGTTGGTCACCATGACACCAGATCAGCGGCAGCAGACAGCAAGGGTCTCGCAACTTGTCCTGCCTGACAGCGAAGACTCTGTCAAACCTTACACACTGGAGGAATTCTCTAATGACTACTTTAG GCCTCCACCCAAGCACACCCTGAGCAGGGTGATGGTCACAAAGAACCGAGGCAAGGATAAGCTGTGGAGCTGCACCAGGGAGCCTCTCAAACAGCCCCTGCTGAAGAAGGTGGTCCACCACGAGGAGCTTGCTCAGGAGGCCTGTATGGCCTTCATCG CTGTGATGAAGTACATGGGCGACTACCCGTCCAAGCGCACTCGCTCAGTCAACGAGTTGACGGACCAGATGTTCGAGTGCGCGCTGAAGGCCGAGCCCCTGAAGGACGAGATTTTCTGCCAGATCATCAAGCAGCTCACCGACAACCACGTCAA GTACAGCGAGGAGAAAGGCTGGGAGCTGCTTTGGTTGTGCACGGGCCTCTTCCCTCCCAGCAACGTGCTGCTGCCGCACGTCCAGCGCTTCCTGCAGTCCGAGAGGCGACACTCGCTCTCGACCGACTGCATGCACAGGCTGCACAAAGCCGTACG AAACGGGTCCAGGAAGTACCCGCCTCATCTGGTGGAAGTGGAGGCCATCCAGCACAAGACCACGCAGATCTTCCACAAGGTTTACTTCCCTGACGACACTGATGAG GCGTTTGAGGTGGAGTCCGGCACCAGAGCCAAGGACCTGTGCCAGAACATCGCCAGCAGACTGCTGCTCAAGTCCCCGGAAGGATTCAGCCTCTTCGTCAAGATCTCGGACAAG GTGATCAGCGTTCCAGAGGGAGACTTCTTCTTTGACTTTGTCCGACATCTGACGGACTGGATCAAGAAATCACGGCCAGTCAAAGACG GAGTGGTTCCCTCGCTGACCTATCAGGTGTTCTTCATGAAGAAGTTGTGGACCAGCACCGTTCCCGGCAAGGACTCCTTCGCCGACTCCATCTTCCACTACTACCAG GAGCTGCCCAAATACCTGCGCGGCTACCACAAGTGTTCGCGAGACGAAGTCCTCCAGCTGGCGGCGCTCATCTACCGCGTCAAGTTCGAGGACGACAAGTCCCACTTTCCCGCCATTCCCAAGATGCTGCGCGAGCTGGTCCCGCAGGATCTCATCCGCCAGATGTCACCAGATGACTGGAAGAGG TCGGTGGTGGCCTTCTTCAACAAGCAAGCCGGTAAATCCAGAGAAGAAGCCAAACTGATGTTTCTTAAAATCATCTACAAATGGCCGACATTTGGCTCCGCCTTCTTTGAAGTCAAG CAAACCACGGAGCCCAACTACCCGGAGATCCTCCTGATCGCCATCAATAAACATGGAGTCAGCCTCATCGACCCAAAGACCAAG GACGTTCTGATCACCCATCCCTTCACCAAGATCTCCAACTGGAGCAGCGGGAACACATACTTCCACATCACCATCGGAAACCTCGTCAGAGGAAGCAAACTCCTCTGCGAAACCTCCCTG